Proteins from a single region of Dysosmobacter acutus:
- a CDS encoding plasmid mobilization protein encodes MSLKNRDNKNRWRNKTVAFRVSPEEDEQIEAAVRLSGLTKQDYITRRLLCREVVVQGNPKVYKALRDQLAAVLDELRRAEDGAGVDDELLDTIQMIAAIMGGMKEV; translated from the coding sequence ATGTCACTGAAAAACCGAGACAACAAAAATCGCTGGAGGAACAAGACCGTGGCCTTCCGGGTGTCCCCGGAGGAAGATGAACAGATCGAGGCCGCTGTGCGGCTCTCCGGCCTGACAAAGCAGGACTACATCACAAGACGCCTCCTGTGCCGGGAAGTAGTGGTACAGGGTAATCCCAAGGTCTACAAGGCCCTGCGTGACCAGCTTGCCGCCGTTCTGGACGAACTGCGGCGGGCCGAGGACGGGGCTGGCGTGGACGATGAACTGCTGGACACCATTCAGATGATCGCCGCTATCATGGGCGGCATGAAGGAGGTTTGA
- a CDS encoding site-specific integrase gives MAAFKNKANGTWYVQFRYTDWKGERQQKLKRGFATKKEAQTWEREFLMQKQADVNMTFESFAQLYEKDMKPKLKLNTWLTKESIIQKKILPYFGKRKLSEITAKDVMDWQNAIRELTDAKGKPYSPTYLKTVHNQLSALFNHAVRYYGLQVNPAAKAGNMGVEERREMLFWTKDEYLKFADAMMDKPLSYYAFEMLYWCGIREGELLALTPTDFDFEAGTVSISKSYQRLKGKDVITTPKTKKSNRVIKMPKFLCGEMEDYLKMFYSTGANERIFSVSKHYLHHEMDRGAKAAGVKRIRIHDLRHSHISLLIDMGFTALAIADRVGHESIDITYRYAHLFPTRQTEMADKLDFERMGT, from the coding sequence ATGGCGGCGTTTAAGAACAAGGCCAACGGCACTTGGTACGTCCAGTTCCGCTATACGGACTGGAAGGGAGAGCGCCAACAGAAGTTGAAGCGTGGCTTTGCCACCAAAAAGGAGGCCCAGACGTGGGAGCGGGAGTTCCTGATGCAGAAGCAGGCCGATGTGAACATGACCTTTGAGAGCTTCGCCCAGCTCTATGAAAAGGACATGAAGCCCAAGCTGAAGCTGAACACCTGGCTGACAAAAGAGAGCATTATCCAGAAGAAAATCCTGCCGTATTTTGGAAAGCGGAAACTGTCGGAAATCACCGCCAAGGATGTGATGGATTGGCAGAACGCGATCCGGGAGTTGACAGACGCCAAAGGAAAGCCCTATTCCCCCACCTATCTCAAAACCGTCCACAATCAGTTGAGCGCCCTCTTTAACCATGCTGTCCGCTACTACGGCCTCCAGGTCAATCCTGCGGCCAAGGCCGGGAACATGGGTGTGGAGGAACGGCGTGAAATGCTGTTCTGGACGAAGGACGAGTATTTGAAGTTTGCCGACGCCATGATGGACAAGCCCCTCTCCTACTACGCCTTTGAAATGCTCTACTGGTGCGGTATCCGGGAGGGGGAACTGCTGGCCCTCACCCCAACAGACTTCGACTTTGAGGCGGGTACAGTGTCCATCAGCAAATCCTATCAGCGGCTCAAGGGCAAGGACGTGATTACCACCCCCAAGACGAAAAAGAGCAACCGTGTCATTAAGATGCCCAAATTCCTCTGTGGAGAGATGGAGGACTACTTAAAGATGTTTTACAGCACCGGGGCAAATGAACGGATTTTCTCTGTCAGCAAGCACTATCTCCACCATGAAATGGACAGAGGTGCGAAAGCGGCGGGAGTGAAGCGGATCAGGATTCACGACCTCCGACATTCACACATTTCCCTGCTGATTGATATGGGCTTCACCGCCCTGGCAATCGCTGACCGGGTGGGGCATGAGAGTATCGACATCACCTACCGCTACGCCCATCTGTTTCCTACAAGGCAGACGGAGATGGCGGACAAGCTGGACTTTGAAAGGATGGGAACGTAA
- a CDS encoding DNA-binding protein, translating to MASTMFMRVDEVAEELGVSVPYAYKLIRSMNAELKKTGCITISGRIDRKFFHEKFYGTRGQSERSD from the coding sequence ATGGCAAGCACCATGTTCATGCGGGTGGACGAGGTAGCGGAGGAATTAGGGGTTTCTGTCCCCTATGCCTATAAGCTGATTCGTTCCATGAATGCGGAGTTGAAAAAGACGGGCTGTATTACCATTTCAGGCCGGATCGACCGCAAATTCTTCCACGAAAAATTTTATGGCACAAGGGGTCAGAGTGAAAGGAGTGATTAA
- a CDS encoding helix-turn-helix domain-containing protein: MAIGERIHFFRTLRGMTQKYLGMAVGFPERSADVRLAQYETGTRTPKADLTAALAHTLDVSPQALSVPDIDNYIGLAHTLFALEDVYSLKVVEADGRACLQADIFQGGRQASELNKILIAWREQAAKLEAGEITKEDYDRWRYNYPKYDTTQRWAKVPSKELSDALIKGLKKQRKDK, from the coding sequence ATGGCAATAGGAGAGCGCATCCATTTTTTCCGCACCCTCCGGGGTATGACACAGAAGTATCTTGGTATGGCGGTGGGCTTTCCAGAGCGTTCCGCCGATGTTCGTCTGGCACAGTACGAAACAGGCACCCGGACGCCGAAGGCCGACTTGACCGCTGCCCTGGCGCATACATTAGATGTATCGCCCCAGGCGTTGAGCGTCCCGGACATAGACAACTACATAGGTTTGGCCCATACGCTGTTCGCCTTGGAGGATGTTTACAGTCTGAAAGTGGTAGAGGCGGATGGACGTGCCTGCCTGCAAGCAGATATTTTTCAGGGAGGCCGTCAAGCCAGTGAGCTGAACAAAATCTTGATTGCGTGGCGGGAACAGGCGGCGAAGCTGGAGGCCGGGGAGATCACCAAGGAGGACTATGACCGCTGGCGCTACAACTACCCGAAGTACGACACCACCCAGCGGTGGGCCAAAGTCCCCTCGAAGGAATTAAGCGATGCTCTGATAAAAGGATTGAAGAAACAGAGAAAAGACAAATAA
- the guaA gene encoding glutamine-hydrolyzing GMP synthase, with protein MERVVVLDFGGQYNQLIARRVRECNVYCEVKPCTTPLSELQAMHPIGFIFTGGPSSVYEPDSPQVAPAIFSLGIPILGICYGCQLMAHHLGGKVSPATDATAREYGRTETFFDTTSPLFKNLPAQSVTWMSHGDYMERVPDGFSLTAHSDACPNVAIADESRGFYGVQYHPEVNHTEYGVKMIRNFLYEVCGAHGQWTMGDYCKSAIAQVRNQVGGGRVLLALSGGVDSSVAAALLAEAVGRQLTCVFVDHGLMRKDEGDEVEAAFSKWDLNFVRVDAEERFLSRLSGVTEPERKRKIIGEEFIRVFEEEAKKIGAVEFLAQGTIYPDVIESGLGASATIKSHHNVGGLPDYVDFKEIVEPLRMLFKDEVRQLGRELGLPEYLVSRQPFPGPGLSVRVIGEITREKLDILREADFIFRDELHKAGADASLSQYFAVLTSMRSVGVMGDGRTYDYTLALRAVNTSDFMTADWARIPYDVLDRVSVRIVNEVRSINRIVYDITSKPPATIEWE; from the coding sequence ATGGAACGTGTTGTCGTCCTTGACTTTGGCGGCCAATACAATCAGCTGATTGCACGCCGCGTCCGGGAGTGCAATGTCTATTGCGAGGTCAAGCCCTGCACCACCCCCTTATCTGAACTGCAGGCCATGCATCCCATCGGCTTTATCTTCACCGGCGGTCCCAGCAGCGTCTATGAACCTGATTCCCCCCAGGTGGCCCCCGCCATCTTCTCCCTTGGCATTCCCATTCTTGGGATCTGCTACGGCTGCCAGCTGATGGCCCATCACCTGGGCGGCAAGGTCTCCCCCGCCACCGACGCCACCGCCCGGGAGTATGGCCGCACCGAGACCTTTTTCGACACCACTTCTCCTTTGTTCAAAAATTTGCCCGCTCAAAGCGTCACCTGGATGAGCCACGGCGACTATATGGAGCGGGTCCCCGACGGTTTTTCCCTGACCGCCCACAGCGACGCCTGCCCCAACGTGGCCATTGCCGATGAGTCCCGGGGCTTTTACGGCGTACAGTATCACCCCGAGGTCAACCACACGGAGTACGGGGTGAAAATGATCCGCAACTTCCTCTACGAGGTCTGCGGGGCCCACGGCCAATGGACCATGGGCGACTACTGCAAAAGCGCCATCGCCCAAGTCCGTAATCAGGTGGGCGGTGGCCGGGTGCTGTTGGCCCTCAGCGGCGGCGTGGACTCCTCAGTCGCCGCAGCCCTGCTGGCCGAGGCCGTGGGCAGGCAGCTGACCTGTGTCTTTGTGGACCACGGACTGATGCGCAAGGACGAGGGCGATGAGGTGGAAGCCGCGTTTTCCAAGTGGGACCTCAACTTTGTCCGTGTGGATGCGGAGGAGCGTTTCCTCAGCAGGCTCTCCGGGGTCACAGAGCCGGAGCGCAAGCGCAAGATCATCGGCGAGGAGTTTATCCGCGTCTTTGAGGAGGAGGCCAAAAAGATCGGCGCTGTGGAGTTCCTGGCCCAGGGCACCATCTACCCCGACGTCATCGAGTCCGGTCTGGGCGCCTCCGCCACCATCAAGAGCCACCACAATGTGGGAGGCCTGCCGGACTATGTGGACTTCAAGGAGATCGTGGAGCCTCTGCGCATGCTCTTCAAAGACGAGGTCCGACAGCTGGGCCGCGAGCTGGGCCTTCCCGAGTATCTGGTCTCCCGTCAGCCCTTCCCCGGCCCCGGCCTCTCCGTCCGTGTCATCGGCGAGATCACCAGAGAGAAGTTAGACATCCTGCGGGAGGCCGACTTCATCTTCCGGGACGAGCTGCACAAAGCCGGCGCTGACGCGTCCCTGTCCCAGTATTTTGCGGTCCTCACCTCCATGCGCTCCGTGGGTGTCATGGGAGACGGCCGCACCTATGACTATACCCTGGCCCTGCGGGCGGTGAACACCTCCGACTTCATGACCGCCGATTGGGCGAGAATCCCCTATGACGTGCTGGATCGGGTCAGCGTGCGCATCGTCAATGAGGTCCGATCCATCAACCGCATCGTCTACGACATCACCTCCAAGCCCCCCGCCACCATCGAGTGGGAATAA
- a CDS encoding xanthine phosphoribosyltransferase, protein MQQLKERIEKEGKVLPGNIIKVDGFLNHRVDTKLMQDIADEFAHHFDLRQVNLILTAEASGIALAAICAHRWGKPMVFAKKAKSDNIEGGLYQSDIFSYTYKKKVTLLVSKEWIRPGDHVLIIDDFLANGEAIRGLCDIVTSAGAALVGVGCAVEKGFQGGGDRLRAAGVNLQSLAIIESAEPGNIVFRD, encoded by the coding sequence ATGCAGCAGCTGAAAGAGCGCATCGAAAAAGAGGGCAAGGTTCTGCCCGGCAACATCATCAAGGTAGACGGATTTCTGAACCACCGCGTCGACACCAAGCTCATGCAGGATATCGCCGACGAGTTTGCCCATCATTTCGATCTGCGCCAGGTCAATCTGATCCTGACGGCGGAGGCCAGCGGCATTGCCCTGGCGGCTATCTGCGCCCACAGATGGGGCAAGCCCATGGTCTTTGCCAAAAAGGCCAAGAGCGACAACATTGAGGGCGGCCTGTACCAGAGCGACATCTTCTCCTATACCTATAAGAAAAAGGTCACGCTTCTGGTCTCCAAGGAATGGATCCGTCCCGGCGACCACGTGCTCATCATCGACGACTTCCTGGCCAACGGCGAGGCCATCCGCGGCCTGTGCGACATCGTGACCTCCGCGGGCGCCGCGCTGGTGGGCGTGGGCTGCGCTGTGGAAAAGGGCTTCCAGGGCGGAGGAGACCGGCTGCGGGCCGCCGGCGTGAATCTCCAGTCTCTGGCCATCATTGAAAGCGCTGAACCGGGCAACATCGTCTTTCGGGACTGA
- a CDS encoding Mrp/NBP35 family ATP-binding protein has protein sequence MSECTHNCSTCGESCAERQEPQSLLKQPHAESHIGKVYGVVSGKGGVGKSMVTSQLAVTMRRRGYRVGILDADITGPSIPKVFGVHERARGGDNCLYPVDSSTGIQLMSVNLLLEHETDPVLWRGPVIGSVVTQFWTDVIWDVDYLFVDMPPGTGDVSLSVFQSIPLDGIVIVASPQELVSMVVEKAVRMAEMMEVPIVGLVENMSYVTCPDCGKPIYLFGKGKSELAAARHNLSLLGRMPIEPALAALADAGKIEEFSGNWLDGAAAALESC, from the coding sequence ATGAGCGAATGTACTCATAACTGCAGCACCTGCGGCGAAAGCTGTGCCGAGCGCCAGGAGCCTCAATCCCTCCTGAAGCAGCCTCACGCCGAAAGTCACATCGGCAAGGTCTATGGCGTGGTCTCCGGCAAAGGCGGCGTCGGCAAATCCATGGTCACCAGCCAGTTGGCCGTCACCATGCGCCGCAGGGGCTATCGGGTCGGCATTCTGGATGCCGACATCACCGGGCCCTCCATCCCCAAGGTCTTCGGCGTCCACGAGCGGGCCCGGGGCGGTGACAACTGCCTCTACCCGGTGGACAGCAGCACGGGAATCCAGCTGATGAGCGTCAATTTGCTGCTGGAACACGAGACGGACCCGGTGCTCTGGCGCGGTCCGGTTATCGGCAGCGTAGTCACCCAGTTCTGGACCGACGTGATCTGGGATGTGGACTACCTCTTCGTGGATATGCCTCCCGGAACCGGCGATGTATCCCTCAGCGTGTTCCAGTCCATCCCGCTGGATGGTATCGTCATCGTGGCCTCGCCCCAGGAGCTGGTATCCATGGTGGTGGAGAAGGCCGTCCGCATGGCGGAGATGATGGAGGTTCCCATCGTGGGGCTGGTGGAGAATATGAGCTATGTCACCTGCCCCGACTGCGGCAAGCCCATCTACCTTTTCGGCAAGGGCAAATCCGAGCTGGCCGCAGCGCGCCACAACCTCTCCCTGTTGGGCAGGATGCCCATTGAACCCGCCCTTGCGGCTCTGGCAGACGCCGGAAAAATCGAGGAGTTCTCCGGCAATTGGCTGGACGGCGCAGCCGCAGCCCTTGAGTCCTGCTGA